A single window of Nicotiana sylvestris chromosome 3, ASM39365v2, whole genome shotgun sequence DNA harbors:
- the LOC138888616 gene encoding uncharacterized protein, producing MGAWRSSGNASTMWSVTANCIREAAREVLGVSTGVSGGHKGDWWWSEAVQGKVEAKKEAYLKLVGSIGEEERRACMERYKAARKEAKMAVAEAKTLAYGRIYEELGKKWGEEVIQAGQIEREKGSRFGPSEMHQG from the coding sequence ATGGGGGCTTGGAGGAGCAGTGGTAACGCGAGCACTATGTGGTCAGTGACAGCAAATTGTATAAGGGAGgctgcgagagaggtgttaggggtctcgaCGGGGGTCTCTGGTgggcacaaaggagactggtggtggagtGAAgcggtccaaggtaaagtggaagcgaagaaggagGCGTACCTGAAGTTAGTGGGGAGCATAGGTGAGGAGGAGAGGCGAGCGTGCATGGAGAGGTATAAGGCAGCTAGGAAGGAAGCTAAGATGGCGGTTGCGGAGGCTAAGACATTGGCTTATGGTCGTATATACGAGGAACTGGGGAAAaagtggggagaagaagttattcagGCTGGCCAAATTGAGAGAGAGAAAGGCTCgagatttggaccaagtgagatgCATCAAGGATGA
- the LOC104221045 gene encoding non-specific lipid transfer protein GPI-anchored 3, which translates to MAYSKSIIPSSFIVIFSWVFVGLSHGIELDKNLLGALFADNGGILDMPCVQKLMPCQVALTSHSKNPPATCCVPLKEIITSDAQCLCTVFDNADLMKSFNVTKDEALSFAKACGAKPDLSLCKNATASPGSAPSIPSASNNSSSSNKTASPPTANAATVTSKFGGFVAVASFMSLVMSAF; encoded by the exons ATGGCTTATTCCAAATCAATTATTCCTTcctcttttattgtaattttttcATGGGTTTTTGTGGGTTTATCCCATGGTATTGAACTTGATAAAAATTTATTAGGAGCATTATTTGCTGATAATGGTGGTATTTTAGATATGCCATGTGTTCAAAAATTGATGCCATGTCAAGTTGCTTTGACATCACATTCCAAAAATCCACCAGCAACTTGTTGTGTGCCATTGAAGGAAATTATTACGAGTGATGCGCAATGTCTTTGTACTGTATTTGATAATGCTGATTTAATGAAGAGTTTTAATGTTACCAAAGATGAAGCTTTGAGTTTTGCAAAAGCTTGTGGTGCTAAACCTGATCTTTCCCTTTGCAAAAATG CCACTGCTTCACCTGGTTCAGCCCCATCTATTCCTTCAGCCTCTAACA aTTCGTCTTCAAGTAACAAGACTGCAAGTCCACCAACAGCAAATGCAGCTACTGTGACTTCCAAATTTGGAGGGTTTGTTGCCGTTGCATCGTTTATGAGTTTAGTAATGTCAGCATTTTAA
- the LOC104221050 gene encoding premnaspirodiene oxygenase-like yields the protein MYLHNIIYDPFLSEMEAKHLSSIFISVLIFVSFIFRLVQIWKASKTFNKILPPGPWSPPLIGNLHLFMNGRLPVHHTLRSLSRRYGPIFHLRLGEISIIVVSSPEMAKEIMKTQDLRFATRPEFMAGDIIFYNYTDIITCPYGDHWRNMRKVCIVELLSAKMVKSFNSIRQAEMSSLISSVNSMPDDSLINLSDKMFWFTSSVTCRSAFGKVIHDQDKLIMLVKDISSLAAGFDLADMFPSRKWLHKITGLKSKMLKVHKKVDAILENILNEHQESRANGKKSNGETGGEDLIDVLLRVMESGELGTPITNENIKSVIFDMFLAGAETSATTIIWAMAEMIRNPSVMAKAQLEVREVLKGKRTFEDIDLEELKYLNLVIKETLRLHPPVPLLIPRECREETKIDKYIIPIKTRVLVNVWAIGRESTNWHNPESFIPERFENNSIDFRGNHFEFIPFGAGRRMCPGLLFGLVNVGHPLAQLLYHFDWKTPHGIAPDNLNMTETIGVAGGRKDDLCLIATPFGLS from the exons ATGTATCTCCATAATATAATATACGATCCTTTCCTATCTGAAATGGAGGCAAAACATTTATCTTCCATCTTCATTTCAGTCTTGATATTCGTATCCTTCATCTTTCGTTTAGTTCAGATATGGAAGGCATCAAAAACCTTTAACAAAATATTGCCTCCAGGGCCATGGAGTCCACCTTTGATTGGGAACTTGCACCTATTTATGAATGGCCGCCTTCCAGTACATCATACTCTCAGAAGTCTATCGCGAAGATACGGGCCAATCTTTCACTTACGTCTTGGAGAAATATCGATCATTGTTGTATCTTCACCTGAGATGGCAAAAGAAATTATGAAAACTCAAGACCTTCGCTTTGCTACTAGGCCTGAATTTATGGCCGGAGATATTATTTTCTACAACTACACAGACATTATAACTTGTCCATATGGTGATCACTGGAGAAATATGCGCAAAGTGTGCATCGTGGAACTTCTTAGCGCAAAGATGGTCAAGTCATTTAATTCAATTCGACAAGCAGAGATGTCAAGTCTCATTTCATCCGTTAACTCCATGCCTGATGACTCATTGATTAACTTATCAGACAAAATGTTTTGGTTTACAAGTTCAGTAACTTGTAGGTCAGCTTTCGGGAAAGTGATTCATGATCAAGATAAGTTGATAATGTTGGTGAAGGACATATCATCATTAGCTGCAGGATTTGACTTGGCTGATATGTTCCCTTCCCGAAAATGGCTTCACAAGATTACTGGATTGAAGTCCAAAATGTTGAAGGTTCACAAAAAGGTAGATGCAATTTTGGAGAATATCCTTAATGAGCATCAGGAAAGTCGAGCTAACGGAAAGAAGAGCAATGGTGAGACTGGAGGTGAAGATTTGATCGATGTTCTACTTCGAGTCATGGAGAGTGGCGAATTGGGAACTCCAATCACAAATGAGAATATCAAAAGTGTTATTTTT GACATGTTCTTAGCAGGAGCTGAAACCTCAGCTACAACAATTATTTGGGCTATGGCTGAAATGATAAGAAATCCAAGTGTTATGGCTAAAGCACAACTTGAAGTTAGAGAAGTCCTAAAAGGAAAGAGAACATTTGAGGATATTGATCTAGAAGAGTTGAAGTATCTAAACCTAGTGATTAAAGAAACATTAAGGTTGCACCCTCCTGTTCCTCTATTAATCCCAAGGGAATGCAGAGAAGAAACAAAAATTGACAAATATATAATACCCATCAAAACTAGAGTTCTGGTGAATGTATGGGCAATTGGAAGAGAATCTACAAATTGGCATAATCCGGAAAGTTTTATACCTGAGAGATTTGAGAATAATTCTATTGATTTCAGAGGAAACCACTTTGAATTTATTCCGTTTGGTGCAGGAAGAAGAATGTGTCCAGGACTGTTATTTGGTTTAGTTAATGTCGGACATCCTTTAGCTCAACTGCTTTATCACTTCGACTGGAAGACTCCTCATGGAATTGCTCCAGACAATTTAAATATGACCGAAACAATTGGGGTAGCTGGCGGAAGAAAGGATGATCTTTGTTTAATTGCTACTCCTTTTGGTCTCTCTTAA